A genomic segment from Pelobates fuscus isolate aPelFus1 chromosome 7, aPelFus1.pri, whole genome shotgun sequence encodes:
- the LOC134568673 gene encoding galactosylgalactosylxylosylprotein 3-beta-glucuronosyltransferase 1-like translates to MQVYSALAEKIYPSKLPIIFAITPTYARLVQKADLTSVANTFRQVPALHWIVVEDSFNKTKLVSDFLRISGIEYTHLCAKTPKEVTRSRGALQRNKALTWLRYMFNSGEAPPAVVYFADDDNTYTLELFEEMRYTKKVSVWPVGLAGGLRYESVKVNADGKVVGWKVKYAASRLFAIDMAGFAVSLNLILENPRAMFQVNARGGHLEPSFLMDLVKMKDLEPKADNCTKILWVFKIQTDKQVLAN, encoded by the exons TATACAGCGCACTAGCTGAAAAAATATATCCTTCAAAGCTGCCTATCATTTTTGCAATTACACCAACCTATGCAAGACTTGTGCAAAAAGCAGATCTCACCAGTGTTGCGAATACGTTTCGCCAAGTGCCAGCTTTACACTGGATTGTGGTGGAAGATTCTTTCAACAAGACTAAGCTGGTCAGTGATTTCTTAAGAATATCTGGGATTGAGTACACTCATCTTTGTGCTAAAACCCCAAAGGAAGTGACAAGATCGAGAGGTGCTTTACAGCGAAACAAGGCCCTTACCTGGTTGCGTTACATGTTCAACTCAGGCGAAGCTCCACCAGCGGTTGTATATTTTGCTGATGATGATAATACTTACACCTTAGAGCTTTTTGAAGAG ATGAGATACACTAAAAAAGTGTCTGTGTGGCCTGTTGGTCTTGCTGGTGGCCTGCGTTATGAATCAGTGAAGGTGAATGCAGATGGGAAGGTTGTGGGCTGGAAGGTGAAGTATGCAGCTTCACGACTTTTTGCTATAGACATGGCTGGCTTTGCCGTTAGTTTGAATCTGATTCTAGAGAATCCCAGGGCTATGTTCCAAGTAAATGCTAGAGGTGGACATCTGGAGCCAAGTTTTCTAATGGATCTTGTGAAGATGAAAGATCTAGAACCCAAAGCTGACAACTGTACCAAG ATCCTGTGGgtcttcaagatccagacagacaagcaagtactggccaac